In the Planktothrix serta PCC 8927 genome, one interval contains:
- the secE gene encoding preprotein translocase subunit SecE: MVVNKKEEVGVKETTSGFNASTFLKETKEELDKVVWPSRQQLLSESAGVLLMVTLSATLIYLADNFLRWASGQIFG, from the coding sequence ATGGTGGTCAACAAGAAAGAAGAAGTTGGAGTTAAAGAAACAACTTCTGGCTTTAACGCTTCTACCTTCCTCAAAGAAACAAAAGAGGAATTGGACAAAGTGGTCTGGCCAAGCCGACAGCAACTATTGAGTGAGTCGGCGGGCGTATTGTTGATGGTCACGCTCTCGGCTACCTTGATCTATTTAGCAGACAACTTCCTTCGTTGGGCGTCGGGGCAAATCTTCGGATGA
- the rplJ gene encoding 50S ribosomal protein L10, whose product MGRTLENKQEIVAELKETLKDSQLAIVIDYNGLSVAEITNLRQQLRPSGSVCKVTKNTLMRIAIEGQSNWEPLNELLKGSNAFLLVKEDFGSAIKAYQAFQKASKKTEVRGGVMEGRLLSDSDIKALGDLPSKEQLMAQIAGAINGVATKLAVGINEVPGSLARALNAYVEKDQDGSNDEAA is encoded by the coding sequence ATGGGAAGAACCCTAGAAAATAAACAAGAAATTGTTGCCGAACTCAAAGAAACACTCAAAGACTCACAACTGGCGATTGTGATTGACTACAACGGCTTGTCCGTTGCGGAAATCACCAATTTACGGCAACAGCTTCGGCCTTCAGGTAGTGTTTGCAAGGTGACAAAAAACACCTTAATGCGAATTGCGATTGAAGGTCAAAGCAATTGGGAGCCTCTGAATGAATTACTGAAGGGTTCTAATGCTTTTTTATTAGTCAAAGAAGATTTTGGCAGCGCTATTAAAGCCTACCAAGCCTTCCAAAAAGCTTCCAAGAAAACGGAAGTTCGCGGTGGGGTCATGGAAGGGCGTCTGCTGAGTGACAGTGACATTAAAGCATTAGGAGATTTACCCTCCAAAGAGCAACTTATGGCTCAAATTGCGGGTGCTATCAATGGTGTGGCGACCAAACTGGCCGTGGGCATCAACGAAGTTCCTGGGTCTTTGGCGCGGGCACTCAATGCCTATGTGGAAAAAGATCAAGATGGCTCAAACGACGAAGCTGCATAG
- the rplS gene encoding 50S ribosomal protein L19 has product MKAGEIIRFIETAEIENLRQQLNRSDLPEIYVGDTVKVGVKIQEGGKERIQPYEGVVIAKRHGSINATITVRKIFQGVGVERVFLIHSPRIASIKVLRRGKVRRAKLYYLRDRIGKATRVKQRFDRSL; this is encoded by the coding sequence ATGAAGGCGGGAGAAATTATCCGTTTTATTGAAACGGCAGAAATTGAAAACCTCCGACAACAACTGAATAGATCCGATCTCCCTGAGATTTATGTCGGGGATACGGTGAAAGTTGGAGTCAAAATTCAAGAAGGCGGTAAAGAACGGATTCAGCCCTACGAAGGAGTTGTAATTGCCAAACGTCATGGCAGTATTAATGCCACGATCACCGTGCGGAAGATTTTTCAAGGCGTGGGTGTTGAGAGAGTCTTCTTAATTCATTCTCCTAGAATTGCCAGTATTAAAGTTCTGCGTCGCGGTAAAGTCCGTCGGGCAAAACTCTACTATCTGCGCGATCGCATCGGTAAAGCCACTCGCGTTAAACAACGCTTTGATCGGAGCCTATAA
- a CDS encoding LysR family transcriptional regulator codes for MNIDQLEILLAVAEQGSFSEAALSLNISQSAVSRAIAALEDELGVPLLLRGRFGARSTLIGERVMLHALKILELREKIDYEVNLEKGLHRGKIRVASFRSAATHILPSKVAQFRNRFPDVEITITETDPLGVEQTLRTGQVDIGLIPLPRSEEFETWEIARDEYVVLVPNSLGQIPKTLTWEELSTYSFILFNYAECTSAVREHWAKWGQSLKVAYQIKEDSTIVSMVAQGLGAAILPRLAALPIPPQVQVRALPVPLERVIGAAIWSNGFHVPAVFAFLDVLRGTGVFSRQEDG; via the coding sequence ATGAATATTGACCAACTGGAAATTTTATTAGCAGTAGCAGAACAAGGAAGCTTTTCAGAAGCCGCATTGAGTTTAAATATATCTCAATCCGCCGTCAGTCGAGCGATCGCAGCTTTAGAAGATGAACTCGGAGTCCCCTTACTATTGCGAGGACGGTTTGGCGCACGTTCCACCCTAATTGGAGAACGGGTAATGCTACACGCGCTTAAAATCTTAGAACTGCGTGAAAAAATCGATTATGAAGTCAATTTAGAAAAAGGTTTACATCGAGGAAAAATTCGAGTTGCGTCCTTCCGCAGTGCAGCCACCCACATCCTCCCCTCAAAAGTTGCCCAGTTTCGCAACCGTTTTCCCGATGTGGAAATCACCATTACCGAAACTGACCCGTTAGGGGTTGAACAAACCTTACGCACAGGTCAAGTCGATATTGGGTTAATTCCCTTACCCCGTTCTGAAGAATTTGAAACCTGGGAAATTGCTAGAGATGAATATGTGGTTTTGGTTCCTAACTCCCTCGGTCAAATTCCCAAAACCTTAACCTGGGAAGAACTCTCGACCTACTCTTTCATTTTATTCAATTATGCCGAATGTACCTCAGCAGTGCGCGAACATTGGGCAAAATGGGGACAATCGTTAAAAGTCGCCTATCAAATTAAAGAAGATTCAACGATTGTTAGTATGGTTGCTCAGGGATTAGGGGCCGCAATTTTACCCCGTTTAGCTGCCTTACCCATTCCTCCCCAAGTCCAAGTTAGAGCCTTACCTGTTCCCCTAGAACGAGTCATCGGTGCTGCCATCTGGTCAAATGGCTTTCATGTCCCCGCCGTCTTCGCCTTTCTCGATGTCTTAAGAGGAACAGGAGTATTTTCACGCCAAGAGGACGGTTGA
- a CDS encoding 4Fe-4S single cluster domain-containing protein codes for MKTANNLPPSDLSIPPGYLNIMGYVDESEVNGPGYRAVVWVQGCLRECPGCFNRESWSFEPNQLIAVTDLAEQILQNPRNQGVTFSGGEPFWQAEALTQLAKIVKAKGFNVMSFTGFTLAELESPKAPPHAQDLLRELDILIDGPYTESLAINSPDSLVSSRNQRVHVFNPALQDQLTWASDQIEIHILKDGRRIITGFQGQMNLGD; via the coding sequence ATGAAAACAGCCAACAATTTACCCCCTTCCGACCTATCCATTCCACCAGGATACCTTAATATTATGGGTTATGTCGATGAATCCGAGGTCAATGGCCCAGGATATCGCGCCGTGGTCTGGGTTCAGGGGTGTTTGCGAGAATGTCCAGGGTGTTTTAACCGTGAATCTTGGTCATTTGAACCCAACCAATTAATTGCTGTTACAGATTTAGCTGAACAAATTTTACAAAATCCTCGCAATCAAGGGGTAACATTTTCTGGCGGTGAACCCTTTTGGCAAGCTGAAGCTTTAACCCAATTAGCTAAAATTGTTAAAGCCAAAGGATTCAATGTTATGTCGTTTACTGGGTTTACATTAGCAGAATTAGAATCTCCAAAAGCCCCCCCTCATGCTCAAGATTTATTAAGGGAATTGGATATTTTAATTGATGGGCCTTATACAGAATCCTTAGCGATTAATTCTCCTGATTCTTTGGTGTCTTCTCGCAATCAACGGGTTCATGTTTTTAATCCGGCTTTACAAGATCAACTCACTTGGGCCTCAGATCAAATTGAAATTCATATTCTCAAAGATGGACGACGAATTATTACCGGATTTCAAGGTCAGATGAATTTAGGAGATTAA
- the nusG gene encoding transcription termination/antitermination protein NusG, with product MTFTSDESQHSDLMADASELSQDFSPGERRWYAVQVASGCEKRVKANLEQRVQTLDVADRILKVEIPHTPMIKLRKDGSRQHGEEKVFPGYVLIQMRLKWNNELNRWEIDDEAWQVVKNTPHVINFVGAEQKRHSGRGRGHVKPLPLSHAEVERIFRQAQQQEPIVKAAMAVGDHIIVLSGPFKDFEGDVIEVSPERSKLKALLSIFGRDTPVELEFNQVEKQG from the coding sequence ATGACTTTTACATCGGACGAATCACAACATTCAGACCTCATGGCAGATGCAAGCGAACTTTCCCAGGACTTTTCACCGGGAGAGCGTCGTTGGTATGCTGTTCAGGTGGCTTCTGGCTGTGAGAAACGAGTCAAAGCGAACCTGGAGCAACGGGTACAAACCCTGGATGTTGCGGATCGAATTTTGAAGGTGGAAATTCCCCACACCCCAATGATTAAACTGCGAAAAGATGGCAGTCGTCAACATGGTGAGGAGAAAGTGTTTCCAGGTTATGTCCTCATTCAGATGAGGCTGAAATGGAATAACGAACTCAATCGCTGGGAAATTGACGATGAAGCTTGGCAGGTGGTCAAGAACACGCCACACGTAATTAACTTCGTTGGGGCGGAACAAAAACGGCATTCGGGTCGGGGTCGAGGTCACGTTAAACCTCTACCATTGAGCCATGCCGAAGTGGAGCGAATCTTCAGACAAGCGCAACAACAGGAACCCATTGTCAAGGCAGCAATGGCCGTTGGGGATCATATCATTGTGCTTTCAGGGCCGTTTAAAGACTTTGAAGGGGATGTGATTGAAGTCAGTCCAGAACGAAGTAAGCTCAAAGCTTTACTTTCAATTTTTGGACGAGATACCCCAGTAGAATTAGAGTTTAATCAGGTTGAAAAACAAGGCTAA
- a CDS encoding type IV pilin-like G/H family protein has product MSKFTFLNSQAKWIYLSFLSLLLLLVTLGYFHFDNKIRRGQQAQGRSILKSLIKNQNQQFRKYGKFTPNLENLYRGTSTGIGTYQFKMTVESDRVFFEAIPMIWRRVSYSGAIFKINHNPSVILVGGICKSPRSSFTAPTPIEPPFPNFYQVRCPLDSELIESMKFLK; this is encoded by the coding sequence ATGTCAAAATTTACTTTTTTAAATTCTCAAGCAAAATGGATATATTTATCTTTTTTAAGTCTATTATTGCTCCTAGTTACCCTGGGTTATTTTCATTTTGACAATAAAATTCGTAGAGGTCAACAAGCACAAGGGAGATCAATTTTAAAGAGTTTAATTAAAAATCAAAATCAACAATTTAGAAAATATGGTAAATTCACCCCTAACTTAGAAAACTTATATCGAGGGACTTCAACCGGGATCGGAACCTATCAATTTAAAATGACGGTAGAATCGGATCGAGTATTTTTTGAAGCGATTCCTATGATTTGGCGACGGGTGAGTTACTCTGGAGCGATCTTTAAAATTAATCACAATCCATCGGTTATCCTGGTGGGAGGAATTTGTAAAAGTCCTCGCTCCTCCTTTACGGCTCCAACTCCCATTGAACCGCCTTTCCCAAACTTTTATCAAGTTCGCTGTCCCCTTGATTCTGAATTAATTGAATCGATGAAGTTTCTCAAATAA
- a CDS encoding transposase gives MNDRDFNPRDSKSTEKSKRIVAKVHEKIANSRQDFLHKLSRKLVNESVETCHGASVSFR, from the coding sequence TTGAACGACCGTGATTTTAATCCTCGTGATAGTAAATCGACAGAGAAATCTAAAAGAATTGTCGCTAAGGTTCATGAGAAAATAGCCAACTCCCGCCAAGATTTCTTACATAAATTATCAAGAAAATTGGTCAACGAAAGCGTAGAGACCTGCCATGGCGCGTCTGTAAGCTTTCGTTGA
- the cobA gene encoding uroporphyrinogen-III C-methyltransferase: MNQPQQYLGKVYLVGAGPGDPGLLTVKGKTLLELADVVIYDALVSPQILDLINPNAEKIHAGKRRGRHSLLQEETTQLLIEKVKTNAIVVRLKGGDPFIFGRGGEEMQDLIQAGISVEVVPGITSGIAAPAYAGIPLTHRDHSSSVTFVTGHETAGKYRPVVNWEAIAQGSETIVIYMGVHNLPYIIQQLTQAGQSPQTPIALIRWGTRPDQEELIATLETIVQKVAETGFEAPAIAVIGSVVNFKSRLNL; this comes from the coding sequence ATGAATCAACCTCAACAATATTTAGGTAAAGTCTATCTGGTCGGTGCTGGGCCAGGAGATCCAGGCTTATTAACGGTTAAAGGAAAAACTTTATTAGAATTAGCAGATGTCGTGATTTATGATGCGTTAGTTAGTCCTCAAATTTTAGATTTAATTAACCCTAACGCTGAAAAAATTCATGCGGGAAAACGGCGAGGACGACACTCCTTATTACAAGAAGAAACGACTCAATTATTAATTGAAAAAGTTAAAACTAATGCCATTGTAGTCCGACTAAAAGGAGGAGATCCGTTTATTTTTGGTCGCGGTGGGGAAGAAATGCAAGATTTAATTCAAGCGGGTATTTCTGTGGAAGTTGTACCGGGAATTACTTCAGGAATTGCGGCGCCAGCTTATGCGGGAATTCCTTTAACCCATCGAGATCATAGTTCTTCTGTTACCTTTGTAACGGGTCATGAAACCGCAGGAAAATATCGACCTGTAGTGAATTGGGAAGCGATCGCGCAAGGTTCAGAAACCATTGTAATTTATATGGGAGTTCACAATTTACCCTATATTATTCAACAGTTAACCCAGGCTGGACAATCCCCCCAGACTCCGATAGCGTTAATTCGCTGGGGAACACGACCGGATCAAGAAGAGTTAATTGCCACTTTAGAAACGATTGTTCAAAAAGTAGCAGAAACGGGTTTTGAAGCCCCTGCGATCGCTGTTATTGGTTCGGTTGTCAATTTTAAATCTCGTTTAAATTTGTAG
- the rplA gene encoding 50S ribosomal protein L1, whose amino-acid sequence MARKESRRLQELRKKVEERPYEPLEAINLLKETATAKFPESAEAHIRLGIDPKYTDQQLRTTVSLPKGTGQVVRVAVLAKGEKVTEAQAAGADIVGSEDLINDIQKGMLDFDCLIATPDMMPQVAKLGRLLGPKGLMPSPKGGTVTTDVTQAIAEFKAGKLEFRADRTGIVHVMFGKTAFAAEDLLVNLSALQECIDRNRPSGAKGRYWRSVFITATMGPAIEVDITALRELKIADVV is encoded by the coding sequence ATGGCAAGAAAAGAATCCCGTCGATTACAAGAACTCAGAAAAAAGGTTGAAGAACGACCTTACGAACCTTTAGAGGCGATTAATCTGTTGAAGGAAACCGCTACAGCTAAGTTTCCTGAATCAGCCGAAGCCCATATTCGTTTAGGGATTGACCCTAAATATACGGATCAACAACTGCGGACAACGGTGAGCTTACCCAAAGGCACCGGTCAAGTGGTGCGAGTTGCGGTATTGGCTAAAGGGGAAAAAGTCACCGAAGCTCAAGCTGCTGGGGCTGATATCGTTGGCTCTGAAGATTTAATTAATGATATCCAGAAAGGAATGCTGGATTTTGATTGCTTAATTGCTACCCCGGATATGATGCCTCAAGTGGCAAAATTGGGGCGGTTGCTGGGGCCTAAAGGCTTAATGCCTTCACCCAAAGGCGGAACGGTGACGACGGATGTGACACAAGCGATCGCAGAATTTAAAGCCGGGAAGTTAGAATTCCGGGCAGATCGTACCGGGATCGTTCACGTTATGTTTGGCAAAACAGCTTTCGCCGCCGAGGATTTGTTGGTGAACTTATCGGCTCTGCAAGAATGTATTGACCGCAACCGTCCCTCTGGGGCTAAAGGTCGGTATTGGCGCAGTGTATTTATCACCGCCACAATGGGGCCAGCGATTGAAGTGGATATAACAGCACTGCGAGAACTGAAAATTGCAGATGTAGTTTAA
- a CDS encoding PIN domain-containing protein, which yields MSKVILLDSAPVGLITNPKATPLAVQCQQWFLSLIQRGYQVILPEIIDYEIRRELLRANKLSGIRKLDQLKLEIIYLPITTEVMLKASELWAEARKKGKPTSDNKALDGDVILASQAILVANLGHEVIVATTNKKHLSLFVDAREWQEI from the coding sequence ATGAGTAAAGTTATTTTATTAGATTCTGCACCAGTGGGATTAATTACTAATCCCAAAGCAACACCTTTAGCGGTACAATGTCAACAATGGTTTTTAAGTCTTATTCAAAGAGGTTATCAAGTCATTTTACCCGAAATTATAGATTATGAAATTAGACGAGAATTATTAAGAGCGAATAAACTTTCAGGGATCAGAAAATTAGATCAATTAAAATTAGAAATTATTTATCTTCCTATTACCACAGAAGTCATGTTAAAAGCCTCAGAATTATGGGCTGAAGCGAGAAAAAAAGGTAAACCAACCTCTGATAATAAAGCCTTAGATGGTGATGTTATTTTAGCATCACAAGCTATTTTAGTCGCTAATTTAGGGCATGAGGTGATTGTTGCAACAACTAATAAAAAGCATTTATCTTTATTTGTTGACGCTAGGGAATGGCAAGAAATTTAA
- the rplK gene encoding 50S ribosomal protein L11: MAKKVVAVIKLAITAGKANPAPPIGPALGQHGVNIMAFCKEYNAKTADKAGLVVPVEISVFEDRSFTFILKTPPASVLIRKAAGIERGSGEPNRKKVGKITQAQLREIAETKMPDLNANDVEAAMKIVAGTARNMGVTVVD; this comes from the coding sequence ATGGCAAAGAAAGTTGTAGCAGTTATTAAGTTGGCAATTACTGCGGGCAAAGCCAACCCTGCGCCCCCAATTGGCCCAGCTTTGGGTCAACACGGGGTGAATATTATGGCGTTTTGTAAAGAATATAACGCCAAAACCGCAGATAAAGCAGGTCTTGTGGTTCCGGTGGAAATTTCGGTTTTTGAAGACCGCAGTTTCACCTTTATCCTCAAAACGCCTCCGGCTTCAGTGTTAATTCGCAAAGCCGCCGGAATTGAAAGAGGTTCAGGGGAACCCAACCGCAAGAAAGTGGGCAAAATTACGCAAGCTCAGTTACGCGAAATTGCAGAAACTAAAATGCCCGACCTGAACGCAAATGATGTCGAAGCCGCGATGAAAATTGTGGCGGGAACTGCCCGGAATATGGGAGTCACCGTTGTTGATTGA
- a CDS encoding type IV pilin-like G/H family protein, protein MPILICFVLFALITFPSFDARVRNIKQLEAKEILLALIKNQNYQLKHYNKFTPKLDNLYRGIAQGTRNYQYKMNVRSEQVLFEVSANLPRIKSYSGALFIVKIQGSMVRVGGICQSNDLTSIPPTPILPPSPGSKEIRCPAGSQLIEAMQFID, encoded by the coding sequence TTGCCAATCTTAATCTGTTTTGTACTATTTGCCTTAATTACTTTTCCTTCCTTTGATGCTAGAGTTCGCAACATAAAACAACTTGAAGCAAAAGAAATTTTATTGGCTCTCATTAAAAACCAAAATTATCAGTTAAAGCATTATAATAAGTTTACCCCTAAATTAGATAATTTATATCGAGGAATTGCTCAGGGAACCCGTAACTATCAATATAAAATGAACGTGCGATCGGAGCAAGTATTATTTGAAGTTTCCGCAAACCTTCCTCGGATTAAAAGTTATTCCGGTGCATTATTTATCGTTAAAATACAAGGCTCTATGGTGCGGGTCGGCGGAATTTGCCAAAGCAATGATCTAACCTCTATTCCTCCCACTCCGATTCTACCTCCCTCCCCAGGTTCTAAAGAAATTCGTTGTCCTGCGGGTTCTCAATTGATCGAAGCCATGCAGTTTATCGATTAA
- the rplL gene encoding 50S ribosomal protein L7/L12: MSATTDQILEQLKSLTLLEASELVKQIEEAFGVSAAAPVGGFMMAAPGGAAPAEEVEEKTEFDVILEEYPADKKITILKVVRELTGLGLKEAKDLVEAVPKAVKEGTNKDDAEATKKKLEEAGAKVSIK, encoded by the coding sequence ATGTCTGCAACTACTGATCAAATTCTGGAACAACTGAAGTCTTTAACTCTGTTAGAAGCCTCTGAATTAGTCAAACAAATCGAAGAAGCCTTCGGTGTGAGTGCGGCGGCTCCTGTGGGTGGTTTCATGATGGCGGCTCCGGGTGGAGCCGCGCCTGCGGAAGAAGTTGAAGAAAAAACTGAATTTGATGTCATCCTGGAAGAATATCCGGCTGACAAAAAAATCACTATTCTGAAAGTGGTGCGTGAACTGACAGGTTTAGGTCTGAAAGAAGCTAAAGATTTAGTGGAAGCAGTTCCTAAAGCTGTCAAAGAAGGGACTAACAAAGATGACGCTGAAGCTACTAAGAAAAAACTGGAAGAAGCTGGCGCTAAAGTTTCCATTAAATAA
- a CDS encoding inorganic phosphate transporter codes for MDSIVPIVLLCGLAFYVACNLGANDVANSMGTSVGSKALTLKQAIIVAGILEFTGAVLFGERVSKTLATGVVNPEVFLSIPRVFVIGMVSVLISAGLWLQIATRYGLPVSSSHAVVGAIAGFSSIAAGLNAVDWRTIGVISLTWLITPLISGLIAALFYTLIKRWILDQPDPHRQIREWIPWLSSFLIGIFGVIVFPILSVPLQKTLTQWGWTLPVHDIPLGIGGIAAVSLTWISWRQLEQQQNSSISNSTPEKFPGIEKQMAQFQVISACFVAFAHGSNDVGNTIAPLAAILTVIKTGSVPLADIEIPTWLLLLGGSGIVTGLAIWGKNVIMTVGENIISLVPSEGFCAELATATTVLLASRLGLPVSTSHALVGGVVGIGLVQGGKSVRLDTVRSIALAWVITVPSAALLSAILFKILNWI; via the coding sequence ATGGATTCAATTGTGCCGATTGTCCTGTTATGCGGGTTAGCCTTCTATGTCGCCTGTAATTTAGGGGCTAATGATGTGGCGAACTCAATGGGGACATCGGTGGGTTCCAAAGCACTGACGCTCAAACAAGCGATTATCGTAGCCGGGATTTTAGAATTTACCGGGGCGGTATTATTTGGAGAACGAGTCTCTAAAACCTTAGCAACGGGGGTTGTCAATCCCGAAGTCTTTCTCTCCATACCCAGGGTATTTGTGATTGGGATGGTATCGGTATTGATTTCCGCCGGACTGTGGTTACAAATTGCTACCCGTTACGGATTACCCGTGTCTTCGTCCCATGCGGTGGTCGGTGCGATCGCTGGATTTAGTTCTATCGCCGCCGGACTCAACGCCGTAGACTGGCGCACCATTGGTGTGATTTCCCTAACTTGGTTAATCACGCCCTTGATCAGTGGCCTAATTGCGGCTTTATTCTACACGCTGATCAAACGTTGGATTTTAGACCAACCCGATCCCCATCGCCAAATTCGAGAATGGATTCCTTGGTTGAGTAGTTTCTTAATCGGAATTTTTGGGGTAATTGTCTTCCCGATTTTGAGTGTTCCGTTACAGAAAACCTTAACCCAATGGGGTTGGACGCTACCCGTTCATGATATTCCTTTAGGGATTGGGGGAATAGCTGCGGTGAGTTTAACTTGGATCAGTTGGCGACAATTAGAGCAACAACAGAATTCTTCTATTTCTAATTCCACACCCGAAAAATTCCCAGGGATAGAAAAACAAATGGCACAATTTCAGGTAATTAGCGCCTGTTTTGTTGCTTTTGCTCACGGGTCAAATGATGTGGGGAATACGATCGCGCCCTTAGCTGCAATTTTAACGGTGATCAAAACAGGTTCAGTTCCTTTAGCCGATATTGAAATCCCCACTTGGCTTTTACTCTTAGGGGGGAGTGGGATTGTAACCGGATTAGCCATCTGGGGCAAAAACGTGATTATGACAGTAGGAGAAAATATTATTTCTCTGGTTCCCAGTGAAGGATTCTGTGCAGAATTAGCAACCGCAACAACAGTATTATTAGCCTCCCGTTTAGGATTACCTGTTTCCACCTCCCATGCTTTAGTTGGGGGTGTAGTCGGAATTGGACTGGTGCAGGGCGGAAAGTCTGTGCGTTTGGATACCGTGCGTTCAATTGCCTTAGCTTGGGTGATCACAGTTCCCAGTGCTGCCCTTCTCAGTGCTATTCTGTTCAAGATTTTGAACTGGATTTGA
- a CDS encoding EamA family transporter, with amino-acid sequence MGTQDNQPPPFGSGETRTPAEEILSSVIQELETFHHQMKEQMSQDIQRLQQDKVRLIEDIESLQTEYRRLQSQQFQTLSDRIPPNPAWLKQLTQIVARNVEQALILRINQIKAASDPPLLATDPSGLVPLSDVGNENLNSRELEAVLETSLNHTFQSLQQELNHYQSDLSRRLNNMQTLEQQVEALLETIVARLQEQTVAPFIRGDHDRPELPSGRPEALPPAKAALTKQPESVPSGPKPSSPVQLGLFLALLSAVSLSLFNVCLKIILKGPQPREIFGLFSLEGIISPGIGNSLLILLLRMIVVMGLMPIVASFLYPPVWTDLRRFLQSGDRRLMLTVIGSGFFLFVSQVAIYVAIGEIPTGIAITIFFIYPIVTVLASWGLFGDKPTFIRVIAMITILAGGILCLPARNPNIAMGNVQVGVIAAICAGVAFAGYVLLTQVAAGKLHPIPFSLVNFAAIFVFSAVSLMVIPDSLGISIEPGVWNGLIIGGVVLGVLTLSSYLLNNFAIRSAGASLASIIGTTGPALTALFAFWIIGESIKQQQIYGMALVILGVGAMSVERMMAPKRKAS; translated from the coding sequence ATGGGGACACAGGACAATCAACCGCCACCCTTTGGATCGGGAGAAACCAGAACACCAGCAGAAGAAATCCTCAGTTCGGTGATCCAGGAGTTAGAAACATTCCATCACCAAATGAAGGAACAAATGTCTCAGGACATTCAACGACTGCAACAGGATAAGGTTCGCCTAATTGAGGATATTGAAAGTCTGCAAACGGAATATCGGCGACTGCAATCTCAGCAGTTCCAAACGCTGTCCGATCGGATTCCTCCTAATCCAGCTTGGCTGAAACAACTGACCCAAATTGTTGCTCGTAATGTCGAACAAGCTTTAATCCTACGGATCAATCAAATTAAAGCAGCCAGCGATCCACCTTTGTTGGCGACTGATCCCAGTGGACTGGTTCCCCTGTCCGATGTCGGCAATGAAAACTTGAATAGTCGAGAGTTGGAAGCGGTTTTGGAAACAAGCCTTAACCATACATTCCAATCGTTACAGCAGGAATTAAATCACTACCAAAGTGACCTGTCTCGACGCTTGAATAATATGCAAACTCTGGAACAGCAAGTAGAAGCTTTGCTGGAAACCATTGTTGCTCGTTTGCAAGAACAGACGGTCGCGCCCTTTATTCGAGGAGATCACGACCGACCGGAACTACCGAGTGGACGTCCTGAAGCACTGCCCCCGGCTAAGGCTGCATTAACTAAGCAGCCGGAATCTGTTCCTTCTGGGCCAAAGCCATCTTCTCCGGTACAACTTGGTCTATTTTTGGCGTTACTCTCGGCGGTATCCCTATCGTTGTTTAACGTTTGTCTGAAAATTATCCTCAAAGGGCCACAACCCCGTGAAATCTTTGGTCTATTTTCACTAGAAGGAATTATTTCTCCGGGGATTGGAAATTCCTTATTAATTTTGTTACTCCGCATGATTGTGGTCATGGGACTGATGCCGATTGTGGCGTCGTTCCTGTATCCTCCGGTGTGGACGGATCTTAGACGTTTTCTCCAGTCCGGTGATCGTCGCTTAATGCTGACGGTAATTGGCAGTGGATTTTTCTTATTTGTATCTCAAGTCGCTATCTATGTGGCGATTGGTGAAATCCCAACGGGAATTGCGATTACGATTTTCTTTATTTATCCCATTGTCACGGTGCTGGCCTCTTGGGGTTTATTTGGAGATAAACCGACGTTCATCCGAGTGATTGCCATGATTACGATTTTGGCTGGAGGTATTCTCTGTTTACCTGCCCGAAATCCTAATATTGCGATGGGAAATGTACAGGTGGGGGTGATCGCTGCTATTTGTGCAGGTGTTGCGTTTGCAGGTTATGTACTGTTGACACAGGTAGCGGCTGGAAAACTGCATCCGATTCCGTTTAGCTTGGTGAATTTTGCGGCCATCTTTGTCTTTTCTGCCGTGAGTTTAATGGTAATACCCGATAGCTTAGGGATTAGTATTGAACCCGGAGTTTGGAATGGTTTAATCATCGGGGGTGTTGTTTTAGGGGTTCTCACCTTATCCAGTTATTTGTTAAACAATTTTGCCATTCGCTCGGCGGGAGCTTCCTTAGCCTCGATTATCGGGACGACGGGGCCAGCGTTAACGGCGTTGTTTGCCTTTTGGATTATTGGTGAATCGATTAAACAGCAACAAATTTATGGGATGGCTTTAGTGATTTTGGGGGTGGGAGCCATGAGTGTTGAACGCATGATGGCCCCGAAACGTAAAGCCAGCTAG